The following proteins come from a genomic window of Gimesia chilikensis:
- the glgP gene encoding alpha-glucan family phosphorylase, protein MTHSDRPLVAYFSMEIALHPKMPTYSGGLGILAGDTLRAAADLGVAMIGVTLLQRQGYFAQSLDSSGWQYENPMPWEIGQYCSELPVQVDVEIENRPIHVRAWKYEIQSCRGNRLPVILLDTDIAGNSDWDRRLTDQLYGGDQHYRLCQEIILGLGGVRILRALGHQDITRFHMNEGHAALLGLELLDESAQAAGRSQFNSQDVQNVRHSCNFTTHTPVPAGHDRFPLDLVQHTLARSDIFENHEVFCCEGELNMTYLALNLSHYVNGVARKHGEVSRKMLVPRDQYHHYEIDHITNGVHLETWAAPALASLFDHYLPGWREDNSSLRSALSIPGEDIWKAHQAAKQKLIDQVNASSGTGFDINTFTLGFARRATAYKRANLLFHDPARLKNLARQVRNIQVVFAGKAHPHDEQGKHLIQEIFQQKDSMLPEVKVVYLENYDWELARLLTSGVDVWLNTPLPPLEASGTSGMKAALNGVPSLSVLDGWWIEGCVEGVTGWAIDHVGESYHNDQERLAHDANCLYETLENSVIPLFYQQRDAWLKIMAHAIALNASYFNTQRMVQQYVLKAYYD, encoded by the coding sequence ATGACTCATTCAGATCGCCCGCTTGTCGCTTATTTTTCAATGGAAATCGCTCTGCATCCGAAGATGCCGACCTACAGTGGAGGCCTGGGAATCCTGGCTGGCGATACGCTCCGTGCAGCGGCTGATCTGGGCGTGGCGATGATCGGCGTCACACTGCTTCAGCGTCAGGGATACTTTGCTCAATCCCTGGATTCATCGGGCTGGCAGTATGAAAACCCTATGCCCTGGGAAATCGGTCAGTATTGCAGTGAACTGCCCGTTCAAGTCGACGTGGAAATCGAAAACCGGCCGATTCATGTGCGTGCATGGAAATATGAAATTCAGAGTTGTCGTGGAAACAGGCTCCCCGTCATCTTGCTGGACACCGACATCGCAGGAAATTCAGACTGGGATCGCAGGTTGACGGACCAGTTATACGGAGGCGATCAGCATTATCGACTTTGCCAGGAAATTATTTTAGGGCTCGGCGGTGTGCGAATACTCCGGGCGCTGGGACACCAGGATATCACACGTTTTCACATGAACGAGGGACATGCCGCACTGCTGGGACTGGAGTTGCTGGATGAGAGTGCCCAGGCAGCGGGACGCTCTCAGTTTAATTCGCAGGATGTGCAGAATGTCCGTCACAGCTGTAACTTCACCACGCATACCCCGGTACCCGCCGGCCACGACCGGTTCCCCCTGGATCTGGTACAGCACACACTCGCGCGATCTGATATTTTTGAGAATCATGAAGTGTTTTGCTGTGAAGGCGAATTGAATATGACATACCTTGCGCTGAATCTCAGCCATTATGTCAACGGTGTCGCCCGAAAGCATGGTGAAGTCTCTCGTAAGATGCTCGTCCCTCGAGATCAGTATCACCACTACGAGATCGACCATATCACGAATGGAGTCCATCTGGAAACCTGGGCTGCTCCCGCATTGGCCAGCCTGTTTGACCATTATCTTCCGGGGTGGCGGGAGGACAATTCCAGCCTGCGCAGTGCGTTGTCCATTCCCGGTGAGGATATCTGGAAGGCACATCAGGCGGCCAAACAAAAACTCATTGATCAGGTCAACGCCAGCTCAGGGACAGGCTTCGACATCAACACCTTCACACTTGGCTTTGCCCGTCGGGCCACCGCTTACAAGAGAGCCAATTTATTATTCCACGATCCGGCCCGGCTCAAAAATCTGGCCCGCCAGGTCCGAAATATCCAGGTTGTCTTTGCCGGGAAAGCCCACCCACACGACGAACAGGGCAAGCATCTGATTCAGGAGATTTTTCAGCAGAAGGATTCGATGCTACCTGAAGTGAAGGTCGTTTACCTGGAGAATTATGACTGGGAACTGGCGCGTCTCTTGACCTCAGGGGTTGATGTCTGGCTCAACACGCCACTCCCTCCCCTGGAAGCCTCGGGCACCAGTGGAATGAAAGCGGCTCTCAACGGTGTCCCCAGCTTGAGCGTTCTGGACGGCTGGTGGATCGAAGGTTGTGTGGAAGGAGTCACAGGCTGGGCGATTGATCATGTCGGGGAAAGTTATCACAACGACCAGGAACGACTCGCCCATGACGCAAACTGTCTGTATGAAACACTAGAGAACTCTGTCATTCCCCTGTTTTATCAGCAGAGAGATGCCTGGCTGAAAATCATGGCCCACGCCATTGCCCTGAATGCGTCTTATTTCAATACCCAGCGGATGGTGCAGCAGTACGTGCTCAAGGCCTATTACGACTGA
- a CDS encoding glycogen debranching protein, with the protein MPRNTTQIICQHCGTLVDSETPADQLQQGPEWERFEGTPAPLGASWINSEQAYNFAIDAVNASRVTLLLFREQDFEVPACSLKLDPLKNKSGSVWHCRVPLMEADDAVYYAYRIDGPAEPATSNWHVYDPDKILIDPYARSIFFPTDTPDRDQSEIPPTPLGRLDICRCPFDWKDEIRICHGTDLIIYEMHVRGFTQHPNSGVDDDKRGTFAGVVEKIPYLKELGVTAVELMPVFQFDPFDENYWGYMPLNFFAPHNQYSTNQSSCEQHSQFREMVRELHRAGIEVILDVVYNHTGEGDHRGPTYCYRGIDNATYYVASGNPSAPYANFSGTGNTLNTSAPTVRRLILDSLRYWAKEMHVDGFRFDLASVFSRGGDGAVNLNQPPLFDQIASDPDLAHVRLIAEPWDASGLYQLGKSFPGRTWMQWNGQFRDTLQQFVRGDRGLISQLMTRLYGSNDLFPDDTYHAFRPFQSINFITSHDGFTMVDLTAYNRKHNAANGLNNQDGPHDFSWNCGWEGNDQVPQEVTDLRKRQVKYFCCLLMLSNGSPMFRMGDEFMQTQGGNNNPFNQDNETSWLDWDRLKQHEEVFRFFKKMIAFRKSHGMLGSSTFWREKIQWYGAEQPEVDLSADSQCLAYHLHDPSPETRDLYVMINGSTSPVQFSIHAQAEADKTWMRVVDTSLPSPMDLLSPDTEIPLTQTLYRVNQRSIVVLAQSRGGTKKTALPE; encoded by the coding sequence ATGCCCCGAAACACCACACAGATTATCTGTCAGCACTGTGGGACTCTGGTTGATAGTGAGACACCTGCTGACCAGTTACAACAGGGACCGGAATGGGAACGATTCGAAGGTACCCCTGCTCCCCTGGGTGCCAGCTGGATCAACTCGGAACAGGCTTATAATTTTGCCATCGATGCCGTGAATGCGTCCAGGGTGACATTATTGCTCTTTCGGGAACAGGACTTTGAGGTTCCTGCCTGTTCCCTGAAACTCGATCCGCTCAAAAACAAATCCGGTTCCGTATGGCATTGCCGGGTACCACTCATGGAGGCCGACGATGCCGTTTATTATGCCTACAGAATCGATGGCCCCGCCGAGCCTGCAACCAGCAACTGGCATGTGTACGATCCCGATAAAATTCTGATCGATCCGTACGCACGCAGCATTTTCTTTCCCACAGACACGCCGGATCGAGATCAATCCGAAATCCCCCCTACCCCTCTGGGGCGCCTGGATATTTGCCGATGTCCGTTTGACTGGAAAGACGAAATTCGCATCTGTCATGGAACCGATTTGATCATCTACGAAATGCATGTGCGTGGATTCACACAGCATCCGAATTCAGGAGTCGACGATGACAAACGGGGCACCTTTGCCGGCGTCGTTGAAAAAATCCCCTATCTCAAAGAACTCGGAGTCACAGCGGTCGAATTGATGCCCGTCTTTCAATTTGATCCATTTGACGAAAACTACTGGGGCTACATGCCTCTGAATTTTTTCGCTCCCCATAATCAATATTCGACGAACCAGTCTTCGTGTGAGCAGCATAGCCAGTTTCGGGAGATGGTCCGCGAACTGCATCGTGCCGGGATTGAGGTAATTCTGGATGTGGTTTACAACCACACCGGAGAGGGAGACCATCGAGGCCCGACATACTGCTATCGAGGAATCGACAATGCAACCTATTATGTCGCGTCCGGCAATCCGAGTGCCCCCTATGCCAACTTCAGCGGCACAGGAAACACACTCAATACTTCTGCTCCGACTGTCCGCCGCCTCATTCTGGACAGCTTACGTTACTGGGCTAAAGAGATGCATGTTGACGGGTTTCGGTTCGACCTGGCTTCTGTCTTTTCTCGCGGCGGAGATGGAGCCGTGAATCTCAACCAGCCACCTTTATTCGATCAGATTGCCTCCGATCCGGACCTGGCCCATGTCCGCCTGATCGCAGAGCCGTGGGACGCCTCGGGCCTGTACCAGTTAGGCAAATCTTTTCCCGGTCGTACCTGGATGCAGTGGAACGGCCAGTTTCGGGACACGCTGCAACAGTTTGTCAGGGGAGATCGGGGGCTGATTTCCCAACTGATGACGCGTCTGTATGGCAGTAACGATCTATTTCCGGATGACACCTATCATGCATTTCGCCCGTTCCAGAGTATCAATTTCATTACATCACACGACGGATTCACGATGGTTGACCTCACGGCATATAACAGGAAGCACAATGCTGCCAATGGCTTAAACAATCAGGATGGCCCCCATGATTTCAGCTGGAACTGTGGCTGGGAAGGAAACGATCAAGTGCCGCAAGAGGTCACTGATTTACGCAAACGACAGGTAAAATACTTCTGCTGTCTGCTAATGCTGTCCAATGGCAGCCCTATGTTTCGTATGGGGGATGAGTTTATGCAGACCCAGGGAGGTAATAATAACCCTTTCAACCAGGACAACGAAACCAGCTGGCTCGACTGGGACCGGCTGAAGCAACATGAAGAAGTCTTCCGCTTTTTCAAAAAAATGATCGCGTTTCGCAAATCTCATGGAATGCTGGGGAGTTCGACTTTCTGGCGGGAGAAGATTCAGTGGTACGGGGCAGAACAACCGGAGGTCGATCTGTCCGCCGATTCTCAATGCCTGGCATACCACCTGCACGATCCTTCGCCAGAAACGCGCGATCTTTACGTGATGATCAATGGTTCGACAAGCCCCGTGCAGTTCTCAATCCATGCACAAGCAGAAGCAGATAAGACATGGATGCGGGTTGTCGATACTTCCCTGCCCAGTCCCATGGACCTGCTCTCACCTGACACTGAAATCCCACTGACTCAAACACTCTACCGAGTCAATCAGCGTAGCATTGTCGTCCTGGCACAATCGAGAGGGGGCACTAAAAAAACAGCTCTCCCGGAATAG
- a CDS encoding efflux RND transporter permease subunit: MIRSILDFCLRQRLLIVLLSVGLIGWGWYSAQKVPIDAIPNVGENQVIVLAEWSGRSPKDVEDQITYPLSIALQAVPGSRSVRGKSMFGFSFVQVTFDDDVDFYWARSRVVEQLTTVTGSLPEGVVPTLAPDATALGQIYYYVLEPPAGMDLAELRSKQDFFIKYALQSVDGVAEVASIGGYVKQYQVEVDPDELRYHNIPLSKVIDSVKAANIDVGAKTVETSGMEFIVRGKGFIGADKTEQETIEQINNTVITTSKGVPIRVSDVAQVQTGPAFRRGALDLNGQEAVGGVVVMRYGENPRKVIERVQAKIASLESELGGIKIQGIYDRSLLIDETVSTLTEALIQETIITIAVMVLFLLHIRASIIIAITLPMAVLMSFIAMKTFGVDANIMSLAGIAIAIGTMVDMGIIILENIYGSLAEWEASGSPGGPQQRLTVIRESAAEVIPAVITAVSTTIISFLPVFFLTGRDHRLFTPLAWTKSFALISSLIVAVVILPMLCRIFLRSTQISRWGQLASGAAVGCLTAALCWFVWGDYIAEGSMLTLAAATLFAAVAGFLLGWWVTSEKIRSMEENPASRFVRFLYAGRLKLALKHKLLMLSFPALIVVLGAGAWVGLPTVLKPVEKVVELLGADLNQVPGYVDAKHVFTGLKSDDWIALDEGSWFYMPSLYPAASFSQAMEILQAQDTLIKGIPEVEHVLGKIGRVESALDPAPAAMVETYVMLKPRAKWREGMTARKIWDEINQVATLPGVTPASPLQPIEGRVVMLQSGIKASMAIRVYGDDLEGLSKASLAVAEHLKQNRYVNAGTVNPDIVMGKPYYEFEVDREEAARYGMTTMMVNQIVSAGLGGLDVTTTVEGRERYPIQVRFERSVRKDLKDLRKVSVVTHGGDIVPLKRLADVTTTWGPGAINSEDARLVAHVAFSPSGASGDLETVEQVMSDLRTAREDGSLTFPRGNFELQAVGSFQNQIEANQRLMWIIPTVLLVNLLIIYLGFQDFAISAIVFSGIPVAFAGGMITVAWMGVDMNTAVWVGFIALFGIAVDDGVVMATYIQQTLKRQSVNNITELREAIYTAGLKRIRPCVMTTLTTIFALLPVLMSHGRGADVARAMALPVLGGMLVEPFTTFIVPAIYCAYLEFKMNAGLSSQALHQELPQSGSQNSTFDPALSGPAS, from the coding sequence ATGATTCGCAGTATCCTCGATTTCTGTCTTCGTCAGCGACTCCTGATCGTCCTGCTGTCGGTCGGCCTGATCGGCTGGGGCTGGTACTCGGCACAGAAAGTTCCCATCGATGCCATTCCCAATGTGGGTGAAAACCAGGTTATTGTCCTCGCCGAATGGTCAGGGCGTTCTCCCAAGGATGTGGAAGACCAGATTACCTATCCGCTCTCGATCGCCCTGCAGGCGGTGCCAGGCTCCCGCAGTGTCCGCGGCAAAAGCATGTTTGGCTTCAGTTTCGTGCAGGTCACGTTTGACGATGACGTCGACTTCTACTGGGCCCGCTCCCGCGTGGTCGAACAGCTCACGACCGTTACAGGCTCGCTGCCGGAAGGCGTGGTCCCGACACTCGCCCCCGATGCCACTGCCCTGGGCCAGATCTATTACTATGTGCTCGAACCGCCGGCCGGCATGGACCTGGCGGAACTGCGCTCAAAGCAGGACTTCTTCATCAAGTACGCGCTGCAGTCCGTGGATGGTGTTGCCGAGGTCGCCTCGATCGGTGGCTACGTCAAACAGTACCAGGTCGAAGTCGACCCCGACGAGCTACGCTATCATAACATTCCGCTCAGCAAGGTGATCGACTCGGTGAAAGCCGCCAATATCGATGTCGGCGCCAAGACCGTCGAGACCAGCGGGATGGAGTTCATTGTCCGCGGCAAAGGTTTCATCGGAGCGGACAAGACGGAACAGGAAACCATCGAGCAGATCAACAATACGGTGATTACCACCAGCAAAGGGGTACCGATCCGCGTCAGCGATGTAGCCCAGGTCCAGACCGGTCCCGCTTTCCGTCGTGGTGCCCTTGATCTGAATGGACAGGAGGCGGTCGGGGGTGTGGTCGTGATGCGTTATGGCGAAAATCCCCGTAAAGTGATCGAACGCGTGCAGGCCAAAATCGCTTCGCTGGAATCGGAACTGGGTGGCATCAAAATCCAGGGCATCTATGATCGGAGCCTGCTGATTGACGAGACCGTCTCCACCCTCACCGAAGCCCTGATACAGGAAACCATCATCACCATCGCGGTCATGGTGCTGTTCCTGTTACACATCCGTGCCAGCATCATCATCGCCATCACCCTGCCCATGGCCGTGTTGATGTCGTTCATTGCCATGAAGACATTCGGCGTCGATGCCAACATCATGTCCCTGGCGGGCATCGCGATTGCCATCGGCACCATGGTCGACATGGGCATTATCATTCTGGAAAACATCTACGGCAGCCTTGCCGAATGGGAAGCCAGCGGGTCTCCGGGCGGCCCACAACAGCGTCTGACGGTCATTCGCGAATCGGCGGCCGAAGTGATCCCTGCCGTGATTACTGCCGTCAGCACAACAATTATCAGCTTTCTCCCGGTCTTTTTCCTGACCGGTCGGGATCACAGGCTGTTTACACCGCTGGCCTGGACCAAGTCCTTCGCCCTGATCTCCAGCCTGATTGTCGCCGTCGTCATCCTGCCGATGCTCTGCCGGATCTTTCTCCGCAGCACGCAGATCTCCCGCTGGGGGCAACTGGCCAGCGGCGCTGCAGTGGGTTGTCTCACGGCTGCCCTCTGCTGGTTTGTCTGGGGAGATTACATCGCCGAGGGATCGATGCTTACCCTGGCTGCAGCCACGCTCTTTGCTGCCGTCGCCGGTTTTCTTCTCGGCTGGTGGGTCACCAGTGAGAAGATCCGGTCCATGGAAGAAAATCCCGCCAGTCGTTTTGTGCGGTTTCTCTATGCAGGCCGACTGAAGCTGGCATTAAAGCACAAACTGCTGATGCTCTCCTTTCCTGCCCTGATTGTCGTACTGGGAGCGGGGGCCTGGGTTGGCTTGCCGACTGTTCTCAAGCCCGTCGAGAAAGTGGTTGAACTGCTCGGTGCGGATTTGAATCAGGTTCCCGGCTACGTGGATGCCAAGCACGTCTTCACCGGACTGAAATCGGACGACTGGATCGCCCTGGACGAAGGCAGCTGGTTCTATATGCCCAGTCTCTACCCGGCGGCCAGCTTCTCCCAGGCAATGGAGATCCTGCAGGCCCAGGATACGCTGATCAAAGGGATTCCGGAAGTCGAACACGTACTGGGAAAAATTGGCCGTGTGGAGTCCGCGCTCGACCCTGCTCCTGCGGCCATGGTCGAAACGTACGTGATGCTCAAACCCCGCGCCAAATGGCGGGAAGGAATGACCGCCCGCAAGATCTGGGACGAAATCAACCAGGTCGCCACGCTGCCGGGTGTCACCCCTGCTTCACCGCTGCAACCCATTGAAGGCCGCGTGGTGATGCTGCAGAGTGGAATTAAGGCCTCGATGGCGATCCGGGTCTACGGCGATGACCTGGAAGGCCTGTCAAAAGCCTCGCTGGCAGTGGCAGAACACCTCAAGCAGAACCGGTATGTGAATGCGGGCACCGTCAATCCTGATATCGTGATGGGCAAACCCTACTATGAATTCGAAGTCGACCGGGAAGAAGCCGCCCGCTACGGCATGACCACGATGATGGTCAACCAGATCGTCTCAGCCGGTCTGGGGGGCCTCGATGTTACCACGACCGTGGAGGGCCGCGAACGCTACCCCATCCAGGTCCGTTTCGAACGCAGCGTCCGCAAGGACCTCAAAGACCTGCGGAAAGTCTCCGTGGTCACTCACGGTGGAGACATTGTGCCCCTGAAGCGTCTGGCAGACGTGACTACCACCTGGGGTCCGGGGGCGATTAACAGTGAAGATGCCCGGCTTGTCGCCCATGTTGCATTTTCTCCGTCTGGCGCATCCGGAGACCTGGAGACCGTGGAACAGGTCATGTCCGATCTGCGAACAGCCCGGGAAGATGGCTCCCTGACCTTTCCCAGGGGCAATTTTGAACTGCAGGCCGTCGGGTCTTTCCAGAATCAGATCGAAGCCAACCAGCGGCTGATGTGGATCATTCCCACGGTGCTGCTGGTCAACCTGCTGATTATCTATCTCGGTTTCCAGGATTTCGCGATCTCGGCGATTGTCTTCTCCGGGATTCCCGTCGCGTTTGCCGGCGGGATGATCACGGTCGCCTGGATGGGCGTGGATATGAATACCGCGGTCTGGGTCGGATTTATCGCCCTGTTCGGCATCGCAGTCGACGATGGCGTGGTGATGGCCACCTACATCCAGCAGACGCTGAAACGCCAGTCGGTCAATAATATTACAGAGTTACGCGAAGCGATCTACACGGCCGGGCTGAAACGCATTCGCCCCTGTGTGATGACGACCCTGACCACGATCTTCGCCCTGCTGCCGGTACTGATGTCACACGGTCGTGGGGCCGACGTGGCCCGGGCCATGGCACTTCCGGTCCTGGGAGGCATGCTGGTCGAACCGTTTACCACCTTCATAGTCCCCGCCATCTATTGTGCCTATCTGGAATTCAAAATGAATGCGGGCCTGTCGAGTCAGGCTCTGCATCAGGAACTACCTCAATCTGGATCACAGAATTCAACATTCGATCCAGCCTTAAGCGGTCCCGCCTCCTGA
- a CDS encoding efflux RND transporter periplasmic adaptor subunit, with product MNNSNQSEICARDEAASQKKQHVRRWWIRLLVQPFLFLLCGAVLIAGLGVAQRMGFITAGGGGHSHGSTLSKVVKYICPMMCTPPQTEPGRCPVCAMELVPATSDGSKSDPNAVRIDPAARRIANIQTASVESMPLSHTIQAVGELSYDEGNLKTLSAYVDGRIERLYADFTGVEVKQGDRLAYLYSPLLYSSQVELLLAKKALENSRSATLKRVIQTNENLYQSSKQRLVELGMTLPQIEEIEKTGTANSRMHLCAPISGTVIKKPAVEGQYVKEGQVIYQLADLSQLWLMLELFPEDAARIRYGQKVEATVQSHPDQTFTGRVAFIDPHVDPETRTVGVRIVMPNLEGALRVGDYARATISVPAGSKGKSGGVYDPELADCWICPRHPHVIANEPDKCPVTGQALVPTSKYGYVSQSIAESEALTVPRDAVLMAGQHSVLYVETEPGRFEIRNVVLGPTCGDQIVILKGVKQGEQVATRGNFLIDSQMQLAGNPSLIDPTRAEPLPDEKMSKTIMAALSKLPPAERSRAEQQRICPVTMMSLGSMGAPAKVDLNGEMVFICCEGCRESLLEHPKQYLEKLKTADSSDQQDQDLPAMELPSIESPLMIEPDDSQPPLDVPLEIEPEPLPQQPQAPRLPRTATRAKQEVRQ from the coding sequence ATGAATAATTCGAATCAAAGTGAGATCTGCGCCCGTGATGAGGCGGCTTCACAGAAAAAACAGCATGTCCGCCGCTGGTGGATTCGACTGCTGGTGCAGCCGTTCCTGTTTCTGCTATGCGGGGCTGTACTGATCGCCGGCCTGGGCGTGGCGCAGCGAATGGGCTTCATCACGGCTGGCGGGGGAGGTCACAGCCATGGATCGACCCTCAGCAAAGTTGTTAAATATATCTGCCCGATGATGTGCACTCCTCCGCAGACCGAACCGGGACGGTGTCCGGTCTGTGCCATGGAACTGGTGCCGGCCACCTCGGATGGGTCGAAATCAGACCCTAATGCGGTCCGCATCGATCCGGCGGCCCGCAGGATTGCCAACATTCAGACCGCCTCGGTCGAATCGATGCCCCTGAGCCACACGATCCAGGCCGTGGGCGAATTAAGCTATGACGAAGGGAACCTCAAGACACTGTCTGCATATGTGGACGGTCGCATCGAACGACTCTATGCCGATTTTACAGGAGTCGAAGTCAAACAGGGAGACCGACTGGCTTATCTTTACTCCCCCCTGCTTTATTCGAGTCAGGTCGAACTGCTGCTGGCCAAAAAAGCCTTAGAGAACAGTCGCTCTGCCACACTGAAACGGGTGATCCAGACCAACGAAAACCTCTATCAGAGCTCGAAACAGAGATTAGTCGAACTGGGTATGACGTTGCCCCAGATCGAAGAAATCGAAAAAACGGGCACTGCCAACAGCCGGATGCATTTATGTGCCCCTATCAGTGGTACGGTCATCAAAAAGCCTGCGGTGGAAGGTCAGTATGTCAAAGAGGGACAGGTGATCTATCAGCTGGCTGATCTTTCGCAGTTGTGGCTGATGCTCGAACTGTTCCCGGAAGATGCCGCTAGGATTCGGTATGGTCAGAAAGTCGAGGCGACCGTGCAGTCGCACCCCGACCAGACCTTCACCGGACGCGTGGCCTTCATCGATCCTCACGTCGATCCCGAGACACGTACGGTCGGCGTACGAATCGTCATGCCTAACCTGGAAGGAGCGCTGCGTGTGGGAGATTACGCCCGGGCAACCATCTCCGTTCCTGCGGGAAGTAAGGGAAAATCCGGTGGCGTCTACGATCCCGAACTGGCAGACTGCTGGATCTGCCCCCGGCATCCGCACGTCATCGCCAATGAACCGGATAAGTGCCCTGTCACCGGGCAGGCCCTGGTTCCCACCTCAAAGTATGGTTATGTCTCCCAGTCAATCGCGGAAAGTGAAGCACTCACGGTACCTCGCGATGCAGTCCTGATGGCCGGCCAGCACAGCGTGCTCTATGTCGAAACAGAGCCGGGACGCTTTGAAATACGTAATGTGGTTCTGGGACCGACTTGCGGCGACCAGATCGTGATCCTGAAAGGGGTCAAGCAGGGAGAGCAGGTCGCGACCCGGGGCAACTTCCTGATCGATTCACAGATGCAGCTGGCAGGCAATCCGTCGCTGATCGATCCGACTCGGGCAGAGCCCCTGCCGGACGAGAAAATGTCGAAAACGATTATGGCTGCTCTTTCGAAGCTCCCTCCCGCGGAGCGTAGCCGGGCAGAACAGCAACGGATCTGTCCTGTCACGATGATGTCTCTGGGATCGATGGGGGCTCCTGCCAAAGTCGACCTCAATGGAGAAATGGTTTTCATCTGCTGTGAAGGGTGTCGGGAAAGCCTGCTGGAACACCCGAAGCAGTACCTGGAAAAACTCAAAACGGCTGACAGTTCGGACCAACAGGATCAAGACTTGCCCGCCATGGAACTGCCGTCAATTGAATCTCCTCTGATGATCGAGCCGGACGACAGCCAGCCCCCGCTGGACGTGCCGCTGGAGATAGAGCCGGAACCGCTCCCACAGCAACCACAGGCCCCCAGACTGCCCCGGACGGCTACCAGAGCGAAACAGGAGGTCCGTCAATGA
- a CDS encoding zf-HC2 domain-containing protein, whose product MNCPEVQELLSAYYDGELDEARSSAVAAHIETCAECKAELDVFAKLTRLTESLDAPAPSDQIWNQIQQHLHDSPTTDQTGKDNHHTTGRRNFFKWGGGTLAAVFLLAVGTGWWFFQSGREVKEHQHNHQQFTAEFGQYLDLFTQDPSAAQQFLLAKYQNQPLQEGQIPEKTGYKPFISKGLPADYRLESAHLFKMPCCTCVQAVCKRNDGSTLAIFEHDKEETSEWFGDRPNVCIACKDRKCCLVEFDQQIAASWKRGSHYITLIGVRDLDEVDRFVTWSNKHQPTATN is encoded by the coding sequence ATGAATTGTCCCGAAGTCCAGGAATTACTTTCCGCTTATTATGATGGCGAACTGGATGAAGCCCGGTCATCCGCGGTCGCGGCGCATATTGAAACGTGCGCCGAGTGCAAAGCAGAACTGGATGTATTTGCAAAGCTGACACGACTGACGGAATCTCTCGATGCTCCAGCCCCCTCTGATCAGATCTGGAATCAAATTCAGCAACATCTGCATGATTCGCCCACCACGGATCAAACAGGAAAGGACAATCACCACACGACTGGACGTCGCAATTTCTTCAAATGGGGGGGGGGGACCTTAGCAGCAGTATTTCTGTTAGCCGTCGGTACTGGCTGGTGGTTCTTTCAGTCAGGGCGAGAAGTTAAGGAGCATCAACATAACCATCAACAGTTTACCGCTGAGTTTGGACAATATCTCGATCTTTTTACCCAAGATCCCAGTGCCGCCCAGCAATTCCTACTGGCGAAGTATCAAAATCAGCCCTTACAGGAGGGGCAGATTCCAGAGAAAACTGGTTATAAGCCATTCATTAGCAAAGGGCTGCCTGCAGATTATAGACTTGAATCCGCCCATCTGTTTAAGATGCCCTGTTGTACCTGCGTGCAAGCCGTTTGTAAAAGAAACGATGGTAGCACGCTGGCAATATTTGAGCACGATAAGGAAGAGACCAGCGAATGGTTCGGAGATCGGCCCAATGTTTGTATTGCCTGTAAGGACAGAAAGTGTTGTCTGGTGGAATTCGATCAGCAGATTGCTGCCAGCTGGAAACGGGGTTCTCATTACATCACATTGATTGGTGTAAGAGATTTAGATGAAGTGGATCGATTCGTGACCTGGTCGAATAAACATCAGCCGACAGCCACGAATTGA
- a CDS encoding RNA polymerase sigma factor, translating into MSSKRATKRQNASLQALVDAETIEGCQARESHAQERLYGLCHARIYHLMVRMVGLQDAADLTQQIFLQAFRKIDQYAGQSKFETWFYRLAINEALQYLRKTRRRSHLSLTQEPMCQNQPEQNRRDMKELLEEALSRLEPEVLSVFILHEVEKLTYREIAEVKKIAEGTVGSRMNRARRELKQHLTDLGWEP; encoded by the coding sequence GTGTCATCTAAAAGAGCAACAAAACGACAAAACGCTTCTTTGCAGGCTCTGGTCGATGCTGAAACCATCGAAGGGTGCCAGGCAAGAGAGAGTCATGCGCAAGAGCGTCTTTACGGGTTGTGCCATGCACGGATTTATCACCTGATGGTTCGGATGGTTGGCTTGCAGGATGCTGCTGATTTAACTCAGCAGATATTTCTGCAGGCATTTCGTAAGATCGATCAATATGCGGGCCAATCGAAGTTTGAAACCTGGTTTTATCGACTGGCGATTAATGAGGCTCTTCAGTACCTGCGGAAAACTCGCCGCCGGTCGCACCTGTCATTAACACAAGAACCCATGTGTCAGAACCAGCCAGAGCAGAATCGCAGAGACATGAAAGAACTCCTGGAAGAGGCTCTGTCTCGACTGGAGCCGGAGGTGCTTTCCGTTTTCATACTGCATGAAGTGGAAAAGTTGACATATCGTGAAATTGCTGAGGTGAAAAAGATCGCAGAAGGCACTGTTGGCTCGCGAATGAATCGTGCTCGACGGGAGTTGAAACAGCACCTGACTGATCTGGGGTGGGAGCCATAA